GACGGTGTCGGGCGCGGTGACGATCGGCAACGGATCGCGTACCACCTTCACCGTACTCGGCACCTATTCGCACGATCCCCATAATGGCGCATACGGGGTGTTCCCGGCGCTGGGCACGCTGGTCGACAATCCCAACGGGAAGCTGTCGACGCGCTTCGATGGCGGCGAGGACGGCAACCGGTATCAGCGCGAGCAGGCGGCGGGCACCTATATCTTCCGCCACGACTTCGGCGGGGGGTGGAGCTTTCGCGCGTCGGGCCGCTACCAGAACGTCACCGCGCAACTCGGCCTGGTCTATGTCCGCGGCGCACCGGTGGCGGGCAGCACGCGCCTCTACAATCGCGCCAGCTATGCGACCGACGAGGAGTTGAACAACTGGACCTATGACAATCAGCTTGCCGGGACGGTGCGGACCGGGCCGGTCACGCATCGGCTGCTGTTGGGGGTCGACCGGCAGGTGGCGCATTCCACGGAAGATGGGCAGTTCGGCGGCGGCACCCCGCTCGACGTGTACAACCCGGTCTATGGCACGATGACGGTACCGCGCACCCCGGCGCAAGTGCCCGGAGGGACTGGCGAATTCAGGCTCGACGCGCGGCTCCGCCAGCAGGGTGTCTATGTGCAGGACCAGCTAGAGTGGGATGCACTGCGCGTGACGCTGGCCGGACGCCAGGATTGGGCGCGCGGCCAGCAGAACGGCGGGACGCCCAAGCAAGACGAGAAGTTCACATGGCGCGCCGCCGCGCTCTACACGCTGCCGTTCGGGCTGGCACCGTACGTCAGCTATTCGACATCGTTCGAACAGCAGGCGGCGACGGTGCGTCGCGCCGACAACACGCTGGGCATCGCCGACCCGTCGCTGGGCAAGCAGATCGAGGCGGGCGCCAAGTTCAGCGTGCCGGGCACGCCGATCCTGCTGTCCGGCGCGTGGTTCAAGATCGACCAGACGAACGTCGTGACCTCCACCCCCGACTTCGCGATCTCGCGGCAGACCGGCGCGGTGCGCTCGACGGGGGTCGAGTTCGAGGGCAGTGCGCCGTTGGGCTATGGCTTCACCGCGCGCGCGGCGTTCAGCCGGCAGCGGGTGCGCACAATCAGCGACCCGCAGGACCCGTCGCGGGTCGGGCGCGGACTGGAGACGGTCGGGCGTGGCGGCGCGTCGCTGATCGTCGACTGGGCGCCGGAGCGCGGCACGTTCCACGGCCTGACGGTGGGCGGCGCGGTGCGGCACGTCGACGAGGTCTATGCCGGCGTCTACACCCCGCCCGAAAACCCGGCGGCGGCGGCGGCGCTCAACAGCCCGTCCTACACCGTCTACGACGCCTGGGCGCGGCTGGATCTGGAGCGCGTGAACCCGGCGTTGCGCGGGCTGACCGCATCGGTGAACGCGTCGAACCTGTTCGATCGCAGCTACATCACCTCGTGCTTCGCCAATTACGCATGGTGTTGGTACGGCAATCGCCGGATCGTGCAGGGGACGATCGGCTACCACTTCTGATCGCAACCTCTTCCGCCGCAGCCCGTTCGCGCTGATAACCTTTGGAGATCAGCAAGATGGACGATCAGGGTACGACACGCCGCACCGTGCTGGGCGGTGCAGCGGCGGTGGGGCTGACGATCGGCGCCCAGGGCGCGGCGGCACAGGACGGCGCACCCGCCGCCGCCACGCTGCGCGATCCGCGCACGGCCTATACGAAGACGCCGTTCCCAGAGCAGCGCCAGCCCTGGCCGGCGCTGCAAGGCAAGATGACGCCGCGCCCCGACAGCGGCGAGACGAGCTATCGCGGTTCCGGAAGGCTCGCGGGGCGCAAGGCGCTGGTGACCGGCGGCGACAGCGGGATCGGGCGCGCCGCGGCGATCGCCTTTGCGCGTGAAGGCGCCGACGTGGCGATCAATTACTATCCCACCGAAGAGCCCGACGCGCGCGAGGTGAAGGCGCTGATCGAGCAGGCCGGGCGAAAGGCAGTGCTGCTACCGGCCGATATCCGCACCGAAAAGGCGTGCACGAGCCTGGTCGCCGACGCCGTGCGGCAATTGGGCGGGCTGGACCTGCTGGTCAACAACGCCGCCTACCAGCAGAGCAAGGCCGACATCTCCGAGATCAGCGACGAGCAGATGGTGCGGACGTTCGAAACGAACATCTTCGCGATGTTCCGCATCTGCAAGGCGGCGATCCCGTCGATGCCGGCCGGCTCGGTCATCATCAACACCGGCTCGGTCAACAGCTACGACCCCGGCGAGGAATTGCTGGATTATGCCAGCACCAAGGGCGCGATCCTGATCTTCACCAAGGGGCTGGCGAAGCAGCTCGCGAAGAAGGGTATTCGCGTCAACATGGTCGCGCCGGGGCCGATCTGGACGCCGTTGCAGGTCGCGGGCGGGCAATTGCCGGGCAAGATGGGCGAGTTCGGGCAGGACACGCCGCTGGGCCGGGCGGGACAACCCGCAGAGCTGGCCCCGCTGTACGTCGCGCTTGCCGAAGCCGGCACCAGCTTCTCCACCGGCACCGCCGTCGGCGCGCATGGCGGCAAGGGGAGCCCGTAACGGCCTCCTGCCTTCTTTGCGGCGACGGCCAGGCCTCCGGCCCGGCCGTCGCCGCATGGGATCGAGGGCAGCTGTCAACCGGGCGCCAACATGATTGACCCAGATCAACGTACTGATTTTTCGAGGAACGGGTGACGCGGACTGGCCATTGACGGCGCGACAGCAAAGGAGCCGACATGGCCGATGACGCCCCGCTCGCCGCCGCCAAGCAAGACAAGCCAACGGCGCTTACCGCACGCGCAGTGACGATCAACCTGCCCGTCGACGAAGTCTATGCGCGCTTCCGCGACTTCGCGGCCTGGCCGGCCTTCATGGAGAATGTCGTTCGTATCGAGGTGCATGACGAACGTCGTTCGCACTGGGTCGTCAAGGCGCCGATGGGCGGGACGGTCGAGTGGGATGCTCGGATCACGCAGGAAGTGCCCGGCGCGCTGCTCGCCTGGGAAAGCGAAGATGGTGCCGAGGTGCCAAACCGGGGTCGCGTTGAATTCCGCGATGCCGGAACGCGCGGAACGGTGGTGGTTGCGACGATCGACTACGACCCGCCCGGCGGAGTGATCGGCAAGGTAATCGCCAAGATGTTCCAGCGCGAACCCGCGATTCAGGCGCGGCGTGACCTGCGTCGCTTCAAGCAGCTGCTGGAGACCGGCGAAGTCGCCACACCAGCGATGAACGCCAAGCAATTCGAGGAGATGGGGCTGTGAAAGCGATCGCCTGGCACGGCAAGCACGATGTCCGCGTCGATACCGTTGACGACCCCGGCATCGTCAACCCGCGTGACTGCATCATCAAGGTGACGTCGACTGCGATCTGCGGCTCGGACCTGCACCTTTACGACGGCTATATCCCCACGATGAAGTCCGGCGACATTCTCGGCCATGAGTTCATGGGCGAAGTGGTGGAAGTCGGCGCGAAGTCGACGCTGAAGAAAGGCCAGCGCGTGGTCGTGCCGTTCACGATCTCGTGCGGCAGCTGCTATCACTGCACCAAGCAGCAATTCTCCGCCTGCGACAACGGCCTGCCCGCCGACAACCAGGATATCGCACAGGAACTCTACGGTCAGCCGATGGCGGGGCTGTTCGGGTATAGCCACATGACCGGCGGCTATGCCGGCGGTCAGGCGGAATATGTCCGCGTGCCGTTCAGCGACGTCGGCCCGATCGTGATCCCCGATGGCGTCGAGGACGACAAGGTGCTGTTCCTGTCCGACATTCTGCCGACCGGCTGGATGGCGGCCGAGAATGCCGACATCGAGCCGGGTGACACCGTGGCGGTCTGGGGCTGCGGCCCGGTCGGGCTGTTCGCGATCCAGTCGGCGTTCCTGATGGGCGCCGAGCGCGTGATCGCAATCGATCATTTTCCGAACCGCCTCAAGCTGGCGGCGCGCTTCGGCGCCGAGACGATCAACTTCGAGGAAACCGCGGTCTACGAGGCGCTGATGGTGATGACCGGCGGGATCGGCCCGGATGCGGTGATCGACAGTGTCGGGCTGGAGGCGCACGGCTTCTTCGTCGACAACGTGCTGGACCAGATCAAGGTGTCGACCTTCACCGGCACCGACCGCGCGCATGCCAACCGGCAGGCGATCATCGCATGCCGCAAGGGCGGGCGCGTATCGATGCCCGCGGTTTATGGCGGGTTCGTCGACAAATGGCCGCTGGGCGCCTTCATGGAAAAGGGTCTGACGCTCAAGACCGGGCAGACCCACGTCCAGCGCTACCTGCCGGCGCTGCTGACCGCGATCCTAGAGGAGAAGATCGACACCACCTTCCTGATCTCGCACCGGATGCCGCTCGAAAAGGGGCCGGAGGGATACAAGATGTTCCACGACCAGCAGAACGATGTGACCAAGGTCGTGCTGAAGCCGGGAATGGTGTGACGAGCGGTTTTCGCGGCCTTTCAAAGTTGAGCAGCGGCCGAGCAGCGCCGCGGCAGCGGCTCGAACATCACTGAAGGCCGCAGCCCGACAGTGCATTTCAACGTCGGTACACACCTTCTCACCACGACCGAATTTAGGACGAGAGGAATCCACATGGCAGACAAATTTGCGATCATCACCGGCGCGTCGACCGGGATCGGCTTCGAGCTGGCCACACTCGCCGCGAAGGATGGTTACGACATCCTCGTCGTCGCCGACGAACCGTTGATCGACGCAGCCGCAGCCGACTTCAAGCAGTTTGGCACGCAGGTGCAGTCGGTGGAGGCCGATCTGTCGACGATCGACGGGGTCGACCGGCTGCTCGCCGCGGCGCAAGGCCGTCCGATCGATCTGCTCTGCGCCAATGCCGGCAAGGGGCTCGGACGTGGCTTCCTCGATCAGGATGTCGCGGATTGGCGACGTGTGGTGGACACCAACATAACGGGGACCGTCTACCTTCTACAGAAGGTGCTGCGTCAGATGACCGAGCGACACCAGGGCAAGGTCCTCGTCACCGGCTCGATCGCCGGCTTCCTGCCGGGCAGCTTCCAGGCGGTGTACAACGGGACGAAGGCGTTTGTGGATTCATTTACTGACGCGTTGCGTGACGAGTTGAAGGATCATGAGGGCATCACGCTGACGACGCTGATGCCGGGGCCGGTCGAAACCGAATTCTTCGATCGCGCCGACATGATGGACACCGACGTCGGCACGTCGGATCGCAAGTCCGATCCCGCGAAGGTGGCGCAGGACGGCTGGGATGCGCTGATGTCGGGCAAGCATTCGATCGTCTCGGGGTGGAAGAACAAGCTGCAGGCCGCGGCTGCGCACGTCCTGCCCGCAGAGGTGACCGCGCACATGCACCGCAACATGGCCGAGCCGGGAACCGCCAAGGACTAGGGCCTTACGGCACGTCGTTGCGAGCGTGGCGGAGCTATCCAGAGCGTCGTGGCTCCGGAACAGACTTGCATTGCTACGCTCGCCCCGGTGCCGCCGCCGCCCGCGCCAGCGTCTCCACCATCTCAGCACCCAGCGGACAGGTCTTCCCACGGCGCCCAGCACCGATCGGGCCGGAACGGTCGCGGCGGGATGATTATGTTGGGCCATGTCAAAGGCGTACAATGGCGTGCGAGCCGCACGAATATCGCATGCGTACGGCACCAGAGTAGTGGGGCAGCGCATCGACCACCACCGTGAGGATTACTTTGCGGGCAGCGTCACGCTGACGGCCGGGGTGCCGCACGATTTGCTGACCCAGTTTGCTGCGTGATCTCGGCCTATCTTGATCCTGCTCAAGGTGCCGTTCGCCGCATTGTAACATTAGTGTCGTTGCATGAGCCGGCGCGACATGAGAGTAGCGTTCGGCTCGAGGGAGATCTAATTATGAAGAAGTTTCTGATGGCGGCTGCAGTCGCTTCGCTCGCCACCGTTCCGGCGGTTGCGGCTCCGGTGAACTCGGCTGCCAGCCTCTCGGTCGCGAAGTCGGCCCGTGCGTCGGCGCCGACCGCCAAGAAGAACGAGCTGGTCGGTGGCGGTCTGATCGTCGCTGCCGTCGCCGCTGCTGCGGTGATCGCCGGCATCATCATCATCGCCGACGACGGTGACGATTCCGACAGCAACTGAGCTGTTCGAGGTAGTGGAAGGGGGCGGCGCATCGCGCCGCCCCCTTTTTCATGTCCGTTTCAGTTCGGATACTGACCTCGTGAGCGTCGCACCGCGTCGATCAAACCTGGCGTTTCCGCTCAACCTGCTACGGTGAGCGGCACCGCGCGCGGCTCCTCGCCCTCGGCATCGGTGACGAACACCGCGGCGCGCGCGGCGCGGCGACCCCAGCGCTCGCTGGCGGTGAGTTGGACGATCAGTGGCGACAACAGCAACCCGGCCGTCACCGGCGACAGCCACAAGGCCGCGGTCGGCATCAATGGGGACAACGCGAGCAGCACCGCGCCCGCCACCATATGCCATCGATAGCGCGGAAGGATCGCACGCATCGCCAAACTGTCGCCGCGGCGGTTCTGCGGGTGCCACTCCGCCTTGCGTTGACGCGCGATGCCCAGCAGGTCGATCGTTTGCGTTAGCGCGATCGCAGGCGCCGCGAGCGTCGACAGCGGCACGTCGAGCAGCACGGAGCGCAGGATGGCCCCGGTGCCGCCCAGCGCGCGCCGCCGCCGCGCATCGGATAGCGCGTGGACGACACCGAGCAGCTTCGGCCCGAACAGCAAGGCGAGCGTCGTGCCCAGCACCACGCCCGACGGATCGCCCGACATCAGTCCGGCCTCGCCACGCACCGCCTGCACCACGCTGACGGTGATCAGCAGCAACCACAGCGGCGACGCCAGATAGCCGGCGGCGCCCAGCAGCAACTGCAACCGATTGATCCAGTGGAAGCCGGAGGCGTGCAGCAGCCCGAGATGCTGGAGGTTGCCCTGCGCCCAGCGCCGGTCCCGCACCGCGGCATCGATCAACGTCGGTGGATATTCCTCGAACGTCTCTTCGGTCATCACCATGTGGACACGCCAGCCGCGCCGGCGCAGCAGCGCCGCCTCGACCACGTCATGGCTCATGATCGTACCCCCGAACGGCGGCGCGCCAGGCAGCACCGGCAATCCACAGCTCTCGGCGAAGGCGTGCACACGGATCAGCGCGTTATGTCCCCAAAACGTCGCCTCCGCGCCTGACCACCAGACGAGTCCCGCGGTGGCGGCAGGACCGTAGATACGGCTGGCGAACTGCATCCAGTGCTGGAACAGCGTCGACGCGCCGATCACCTGCGGGACGGTCTGGAGCAACGCGACGCCGGGACGACGATCCATGATCTGCGTCATCCCGACGATCGTCTCGCCACCCATCAGGCTGTCGGCGTCGAGCATCAGCATGTAATCGTACGCGGCGCCGTACGCGCGCAGCCACTCCGCGATGTTACCCGGTTTGCGCCCGACGTTCTCGACGCGACGACGATAATAGACCGCGCAGTCGCTACGTGCGGCAAGCGCCTGCCATGCCGCGACCTCGGCGGCTTCGTTGTCGGCCGATGAGTCGCTGAGGATGAAGAAATCGAACGACGGACAGGTGCCCGTACGCGCCAGCGCCTCCGCCATATGCGACAGCCGCCCGCAGACCTCGTCGATATCCTCGTTGTGGACCGGCATCAGGATCGCGGTGCGACCCTTCAGCGGTTCCGACCAGCGCGGCACCGGTGTGAAACCGGGGTGCAGCCCGGTCGCCAGCACGAGAAAGCCGACGACCGCATTGATGAATCCGAACGCCAGCAACGCGAACAGCGGGAAGAAAACCGTCAGCAACAGCATGTCGCTGACCGCCAGGCCGTCGGTCAGCACCGACTCCTTGAGTGCTGTCGATGCGGCAAGCGCCAGCACCAGCGTCAGCAGCACGAGGATCGCGCGCCGCGCGAACGTGTCGGCGGGCGACCCGATGCCGCCGTCGAACGGATCCGCCGCGCGTGCCGGCGGCGGCGGACCGTCGAAACGCTGCTCGGGCATGTCGATCGGCGCGGATGCCGGCAGGCGGGGATGAATGTCCGTCACGGTCGCTGGAGCGGCATCAGCAGCGTCTCGCTGAGCGCCGCAGCACCGCGTTTCAGGTAGAGGCGAACGTCGGCCGGGCCATTCCCTTCCGGCGCGATGTCGGCGGTGACACGCCAGCGATTCTTCTGCCCGACCACTGGGTAGGCCGCGCTTTCAAGCAATTTGCCGCGCGTCACCCCGATGTCGGCGCTGACGCCGCTCTGCCGCGTCAGCCCGGCGAGCCCGTCACCCACGAAATCGGCGACCAGCTTCACCGCGCCGGCGATCGCCTCACCACCCGGGCGGCCGGCACTGCCGGTCCAGGTGTCAACGACATGCGCGGCGCGATCGACGCTGGGATCGGTCGAGCCCCACGTCAGCCGATAGTCGAACGCCAGTCGCTGCCCGGCGGCGACCGGGGCGCCTGGGGTCCAGAAGCAAACGACATTGTCGGTCGTCTCGCCCGCGGTGGGGAAAGCATAGAGGATCACGCGCCCTGCCCCCCATTTGCCCCTGGGCTCGATCCACAGGTTCGGACGGCGATCGTAGAAGGCGCCATCATCCTGATAATGGTCGAAGTCGCGGTCGCGCTGGAGCAGCCCGAACCCGCGAAGGTCGTCGGCAGCGAAGCTGTCGGTGGTCGGCTGCATCGGATTGCGCAACGGGCGCCAGACATGCTCCCCGCCCGCGGTCCACATCGCCAGCCCGTCTGAATCGTGGATCTCGGGTCGCCAGTCCTTGGCGGTCGGATGGCGGCGGTCGTCGTACCAGAACATGCTGGTGGCCGGCGCAATGCCGAGCCGCGCCACCGGTCGGCGAAGGAACAGCACCGACGACACGTCCTGCACCACCGCACCGGGATGCCGCGACACGAAGCGGAACGCGCCGGTCAGGCTCTCGCCGTCGAGTAGCGCGTAGATCGTGTACCCACCTTCACCGAGCGCCTCGATCCAGAATTCGGTGAACGTCGGAAATTGTTCTTTTTCGAGGCCGGTATCGACCGCGATGCCGCGCGCCGACAGGCCGTACTGGTCCTGCGAACCCGCCGAGCGGAAGTAGGAAGCGCCCATATAGGCGAGCCAGTCGCTGTCCCGACCCGGCTCCATGACGCGGAACCCGGCGAAACCCGGGGCGGGCGTGACGCCGCGCTTCGTCTCGAACAAGGCCGGCGAATAATCGACGCGGGTGGCGCTTCCGTTCGCGACGACGTTGATCGTCACCGGAACCGGCGCGTACTTTCCGAGCGGAAACGGGCGGATGCCGCCGGCCAGCGTCTTTTCGGCCCGGTAGCGGATCCCGCCAACCGCATCATAGTCCAGCGCGGCGGCCGCCGCTGACGGCTGCGGTGCGCGATAAGGCTGGCGGGCGAGCGCCTGCGCGCGTTGCTGAAGCACGTCCCAGGAGAAAGGCGTCGCCTCACCCCCACGCCGCTGCGCCTGCGCCAGCGCCGGCCACAGCGCAGTCGCGCCCGCTGCCAGCATTGCATCTCTTCGGCTGATGTTCGTCATGGCTGCGAAACGACCTACGCAGCCCATTGTTGCAATGCAAAACGCCAGCGGCAGGACGCCGCTTACCCAGGATGGTCAGATCGAGACCGCGGCCTTGATATGCGGCTGCGCCTCGTAGCCGTGCAGCACGAAGTCCTCCGGTTCGTACGCGTCGATCACTGACGGACGCCGCGCGATCTCCAGCCGGGGCGGTGCCCCCGGTGTGCGCGCCAACTGCGTCTCGGCCTGTTCGAGATGGTTGAGGTACAGGTGGCAATCACCACCGGTCCAGATGAAGTCGCCGACCTCCAGGTCGCATTGCTGCGCCAGCATGTGCGTCAGCAGCGCGTAGCTGGCGATATTGAATGGCACGCCAAGGAAGATGTCGGCGGAACGCTGGTAGAGTTGCAGCGACAGCTTGCCGTTCGCGACATAAGTCTGGAACAGGCAATGGCACGGCGACAGTGCCATGGCGTGCAACTCGCCCGGGTTCCACGCGGTGACGATCTGGCGCCGCGACGCGGGATTGGCGCGGATCTGGTCCACGAGCCCGGCGATCTGGTCGATATGCCGCCCGTCCGCCGCCACCCAGTCGCGCCACTGCTTGCCGTAGACGGGGCCCAGCTCGCCGTCGGCATCGGCCCATTCGTCCCAGATGCTGACCTTGCGATCCTGCAGCCAGCGGACATTGGTCTCACCGCGCAGGAACCACAGCAACTCGACGATGATCGAACGCAAGTGCAGCTTCTTGGTGGTGAGTACCGGGAAGCCCTGCGCAAGGTCGAAGCGCATCTGGTGCCCGAACACGCTAAGCGTGCCCGTGCCGGTCCGGTCGTCCTGCCGCACGCCCGAATCGAGCACGTGGCGCATGAGGTCGAGATATTGCTGCACGGGCGCGGTCGTAGAAGCTGGCGACGACGACGTCGAGTGGAGCGTGGCCCCCGGGAACGATGCGTTTGTCGGGCGCAAGCCGAACTCGTTCCGTGGAAGGTCATTCCGCCGATGGATCGCTCCGGCATCCGGCGAACCCTTCCGGCGCCTCCCGAGCGGTCCACCTGCCACGCTCAGCCTTCAAGGCAGCGAGCGCAGACGTGGCGCGATACGTCGGTGTGAGGTCCGACTGCTATTCCGCAACCAATACGTCCATCGTCGGACGCAATCACTTCATCCGGCAGGCGCGAATCTCCGCAGGGTCCGGTCGGCGCCCCGCTGCACGGAACGTCGCGAGATAGCCGCCGGCGGAGCGCAGCTCGCGGAAACCGACCTGCGCATAGCCGACCGCCGCGAACTCGCAGCGGAGTAGCACCGGCGGGGTGCCGTGGTTCTGCGTCGCGCGGTCGGCGTCGACCACCACCACCAGCCCGCCGCGTCGCAACGACGGGCGCATCCGCCACAGGAACTCATACGGCTGCGCAATCTCGTGGTACATGTGCACCATGAAGATGCGGTCGAAACTGTTGGCGGGCAGCCGCGGGTCGGCGGGGAGCCCCAGGCGCACGCTGACATTGTCGAGCCGTTCGCGCGCCACGCGGTCGGCGAGCGCCTCGTGCACCGCCGGCACCACATCCTCGGCCAGCACGCGCCCTTCCTCGCCGACGCGCGCCGCCAGCCGGATCGTGTAATAGCCCTCGCCGGCACCGAGATCGGCCACGGTCATCCCGTTGCGAATGTCGGCGAACTCCATCACCCGCCCAGCCTCGCCCAGGCGGTCGCGCGCCTCCTCGGTCGACCAGCGCGGCGAGACGATGCCCGCCACCGGGCGATCGGCGGCAGGGAATGGTCCGGGTTCCTTGACCTTCTTCTTGATAAGTGGTTGCGACCCGTCGCACCCCGCCACCAGCAGGGCCGCCAGCGCCAGCAGCGCTACGGGCACGCGTGCCCTCATCTCAGTCGACGTCTTCCACGACCACTGCCTCACCGGTGACGCGCTGCGACAGTGCCGACGCCATGAAATCGTCGAGGTCGCCGTCCAGCACGTCGCCCGGCGAGGTGCTGGTCGTGCCGGTGCGCAAGTCCTTCACCAGCTGGTAGGGCTGGAGCACGTAGCTGCGGATCTGGTGCCCCCAGCCGATGTCGGTCTTGCTGGCGTTCTCGGCGTTGGCGATCGCCTCACGCTCCTGCAACTCGCGCTCGTAGAGGCGGGCGCGAAGCTGGTTATATGCCTCCGCCTTGTTCTTGTGCTGGCTGCGCTGGTTCTGGCACTGCACCACGATGCCGGTCGGCAAGTGCGTGATGCGGACCGCGGAATCGGTGGTGTTGATGTGCTGTCCGCCGGCGCCCGACGCGCGATACGTGTCGATGCGCAGTTCGCTCTCGTTGATCTCGACCTCGATATTGTCGTCGATGACCGGATAGACCCACACGCTGGAGAAGCTGGTGTGGCGGCGCGCGGCGGAGTCGTACGGGCTGATCCGCACCAACCGGTGCACGCCCGATTCGACCTTGGCATAGCCATAGGCGTTCTCGCCCTTGATCAGCAGCGTCGCGCTCTTGATCCCGGCCTGCTCGCCGGCGTGATAATCGACCAGCTCGACCTTCATGCCGCGCCGCTCGGCCCACCGCGTGTACATGCGCTGGAGCATCCCGGCCCAATCCTGGCTCTCGGTCCCGCCTGCGCCCGCGTTGATCTCGATATAGCTGTCGTTGGCGTCGGCCTCGCCGGCCAGCAACGCCTTGACCTTGTCGGCCTGCGCGCGATCGGCGAGCGTCTTGAGCGCCGCGACGCCCTCGTCCGCCATCTCGGCATCGCCCTCGGCATCCGCCATGTCGATCAACTCGGCGGTGTCCGCCAGCTCCCGCTCGATGTCGCGGGTCGCGGTGACCGCCTCGTCCAGCCGGCGACGCTCGCGCATGACCGCCTGCGCTTCCTTCGGATTGTTCCACAGCGCCTGGTCCTCGACGCGCGCGTTGAGCTCGTCCAGGCGACGCAGCGCGCGGTCCCAGTCGAGGAAGCGGCGCAGCAGCGCGAGCGCCTCGTTGATGCTGTCGACATGGGCCTGCGCTTCGGCGCGCATAGAATTACTCCAAGGTCACGTCATTCCAGCGGATATCGCTGGAATCTCGTGCGGCACTAGCGTCGCTTCGTAACCGGGAGATCCCGGCCTGCGCAGGGATGACGAAAGAAAGTTCGAACCGACGACTTAGTAGATGCCCCCCTGCCTCTGCAAGAAGTCGCTGTCGCTGGCGGTCGCGCGGGTGTCGCTGGTGGTCGCGCGTGCCGTGGGGGCGGCGGACGGCGCGGTGCGGCGGGCGCGACGCACCTCGCTCTGCGGCTTGAACGCTTCCCATATCACCGCCGGCTTGGGATCGCTGTCGGTCGGGAAGGTCCCGAACACCGGACGTCCGCTCGCACGGTCGACCCGCACCATCCGGATGCCCGGCGGCGCGCGGAACGGCAGCGCGGGCAGCCCGGCATAGGCCTGCTGCGCCCATTGCTTGAACACCGGCACCGCCACCGTCCCGCCCTGCGCATAGCCACCGAGGCTGCGCGGGCTGTCGAAGCCCATGTAGAGCCCGGCGATCATCTGCGGCGTGCCGCCGATGAACCACACGTCGGTGGGGCCGTTGTTCGTGCCGGTCTTGCCGAACATCGGGCGGTTGAGGTCGCGGAGCGCCGTGGCGGTGCCGCGCTGGATCACGCCTTCGGTGATGTGCACCATCTGGTAAGCACTCATCGCGTCGAGCACCTGCCGCCCGCCCGTCGCGGGGCGCGGCATCGCGCGGCCGTTCCATTCGGGCATGTTGCAGCCGTCGCACGCGCGCCAGTTCTCGGGCCAGATCACCTTGCCGTGCCGGTCCTGCACGACGTCGATCAACGACGGATCGTGCCAGCGGCCCCAATTGGCAAGTACGCCGTATGCGTTGACCATCTTCGTCACCGTCGTCTCGCCCGCGCCCAGCGCGTAGGAGAGATACGGCGAGTAATCGCCGACGCCCATCGCCTTGATGAGCCGCACGACGCGCCCCATGCCGGTCTGCGCGGCGGTGCGCACCGTCATCAGATTGCGCGACTGTTCGATGCCCCAGCGCATCGTGTGCGGCCCGGCGCCGCGCGAATTGCCGAAGTTGCGGAAGCATTTCTGCCCCAGCCGGGCGCCCTGGTCGACGCAGAACGGCCCGTCGACGATGATCGATGCCGGCGTCATGCCGTTTTCCAACGCGGCGGAATAGACGATCGGCTTGATCGTCGAACCGGGCTGCCGGAACGCCTGCGTCGCGCGGTTGAACG
The genomic region above belongs to Sphingomonas phyllosphaerae 5.2 and contains:
- a CDS encoding SRPBCC family protein, which codes for MADDAPLAAAKQDKPTALTARAVTINLPVDEVYARFRDFAAWPAFMENVVRIEVHDERRSHWVVKAPMGGTVEWDARITQEVPGALLAWESEDGAEVPNRGRVEFRDAGTRGTVVVATIDYDPPGGVIGKVIAKMFQREPAIQARRDLRRFKQLLETGEVATPAMNAKQFEEMGL
- a CDS encoding zinc-dependent alcohol dehydrogenase — its product is MKAIAWHGKHDVRVDTVDDPGIVNPRDCIIKVTSTAICGSDLHLYDGYIPTMKSGDILGHEFMGEVVEVGAKSTLKKGQRVVVPFTISCGSCYHCTKQQFSACDNGLPADNQDIAQELYGQPMAGLFGYSHMTGGYAGGQAEYVRVPFSDVGPIVIPDGVEDDKVLFLSDILPTGWMAAENADIEPGDTVAVWGCGPVGLFAIQSAFLMGAERVIAIDHFPNRLKLAARFGAETINFEETAVYEALMVMTGGIGPDAVIDSVGLEAHGFFVDNVLDQIKVSTFTGTDRAHANRQAIIACRKGGRVSMPAVYGGFVDKWPLGAFMEKGLTLKTGQTHVQRYLPALLTAILEEKIDTTFLISHRMPLEKGPEGYKMFHDQQNDVTKVVLKPGMV
- a CDS encoding TonB-dependent siderophore receptor, which produces MSASVFALATALTATPAIAQQRAETSSIDDVIVTGRQAPDLASAGTKSALPLAETAQSITVVTAGDIQELGLQNLNQALRFVAGVTPETRGASAEVYDQFKLRGFDAPVFLDGLKQFGSTTGYAIPQVDVSRLDRFEVLKGPASTLYGQSGPGGLVAQTSKLPVDVPLYGGVAGTYGEYDLYRLDADIGGQAGSDVLWRVYGSANGADTQQRFARRERQTVSGAVTIGNGSRTTFTVLGTYSHDPHNGAYGVFPALGTLVDNPNGKLSTRFDGGEDGNRYQREQAAGTYIFRHDFGGGWSFRASGRYQNVTAQLGLVYVRGAPVAGSTRLYNRASYATDEELNNWTYDNQLAGTVRTGPVTHRLLLGVDRQVAHSTEDGQFGGGTPLDVYNPVYGTMTVPRTPAQVPGGTGEFRLDARLRQQGVYVQDQLEWDALRVTLAGRQDWARGQQNGGTPKQDEKFTWRAAALYTLPFGLAPYVSYSTSFEQQAATVRRADNTLGIADPSLGKQIEAGAKFSVPGTPILLSGAWFKIDQTNVVTSTPDFAISRQTGAVRSTGVEFEGSAPLGYGFTARAAFSRQRVRTISDPQDPSRVGRGLETVGRGGASLIVDWAPERGTFHGLTVGGAVRHVDEVYAGVYTPPENPAAAAALNSPSYTVYDAWARLDLERVNPALRGLTASVNASNLFDRSYITSCFANYAWCWYGNRRIVQGTIGYHF
- a CDS encoding SDR family oxidoreductase; translation: MDDQGTTRRTVLGGAAAVGLTIGAQGAAAQDGAPAAATLRDPRTAYTKTPFPEQRQPWPALQGKMTPRPDSGETSYRGSGRLAGRKALVTGGDSGIGRAAAIAFAREGADVAINYYPTEEPDAREVKALIEQAGRKAVLLPADIRTEKACTSLVADAVRQLGGLDLLVNNAAYQQSKADISEISDEQMVRTFETNIFAMFRICKAAIPSMPAGSVIINTGSVNSYDPGEELLDYASTKGAILIFTKGLAKQLAKKGIRVNMVAPGPIWTPLQVAGGQLPGKMGEFGQDTPLGRAGQPAELAPLYVALAEAGTSFSTGTAVGAHGGKGSP
- a CDS encoding SDR family NAD(P)-dependent oxidoreductase; translated protein: MADKFAIITGASTGIGFELATLAAKDGYDILVVADEPLIDAAAADFKQFGTQVQSVEADLSTIDGVDRLLAAAQGRPIDLLCANAGKGLGRGFLDQDVADWRRVVDTNITGTVYLLQKVLRQMTERHQGKVLVTGSIAGFLPGSFQAVYNGTKAFVDSFTDALRDELKDHEGITLTTLMPGPVETEFFDRADMMDTDVGTSDRKSDPAKVAQDGWDALMSGKHSIVSGWKNKLQAAAAHVLPAEVTAHMHRNMAEPGTAKD